One stretch of Oncorhynchus tshawytscha isolate Ot180627B linkage group LG21, Otsh_v2.0, whole genome shotgun sequence DNA includes these proteins:
- the si:ch73-233f7.1 gene encoding protocadherin beta-15 — protein MIFLGSFEMEHRLTSTRWTPLTGLVVCLLVCACVVDLVLAQIRYSIPEELDHGAFVGNIAEDLGLDVAKLSARRFRIVSGAKKQYLEVNLENGILFVNEKIDREELCERSPTCFLHLQVVIENPLELYRVEVEILDVNDNSPSFPWSEFNLEITESAAPGSRFPLESAQDQDVGTNSLRSYQLSSNEHFVLNIQTRNDGSKFAELVLGTPLDREQQKTHEMVLTAVDGGSPERSGTALITITVLDANDNVPVFDRSVYRASLVENAPRGTLVLKLNATDLDEGANGEVSYAFSGHAPLKVRELFSVDQYTGEIRVKGIVDYEKASVYELYVQAKDRGPSAVAVHSKVLVDVLDVNDNAPEVILTSVSTPVQEDAPPGTVIAVISVMDRDSGENGNVDCQIPSNVPFQLHSSFKNYYTLVTSEFLDREAVSEYNITLTARDLGSPSLSTRKTILVQVSDINDNPPRFAQPSYTVYVTENNAPGAFICSVTAFDPDSNQNAYLSYSILEGQIQGMPVSTYVSINSDNGNIYALRSFDYEQLRNFQIRVQAQDAGFPPLSSNVTVNVFVLDQNDNAPVIVSPLPKNGTVATEVVPRSVDAGHLVAKITALDADAGQNSRLSYQVLQATDPGLVSVALYTGEIRTIRRFVDKDATRQRVVILVKDNGQPPLSATVSILLSVVDNVPESLSDFGDLTLSPQPPSNLALYLIVSLSTISLIFLVAIIVLAAVKCYKDRETISGYNLPPFACCCCGGFQPEPPPEVFKKSNLNLQISTGAKVPTNCMEVNGNGTLSQAYCYKVCLTPESAKSDFMFLKPCSPISTPRNNEAKGADNLAWSAHHRSSSVNNHSGATTPNELKQPNTDWTLTKNQNSSLKSCNSINMDGTLMRKAMHADPENYMTPMTGQYWTWGTHMRDYKMSPPATGPPPRSWTPRCTPPPQQQPQPQQPPLPPHPHPHPHPHPHPPPDYQHNVYIPGTPSALCTLRPAATQHRSELDVHNSFSTFGKKRRFIHNYEPQTDAAAAVINNDLYND, from the exons ATGATTTTCTTGGGAAGCTTTGAGATGGAGCACAGGCTCACGAGCACGCGGTGGACACCGTTAACCGGGCTGGTGGTGTGCCTGCTGGTGTGCGCGTGTGTGGTGGACCTGGTTCTGGCACAGATTCGGTACTCCATCCCCGAGGAGTTGGACCACGGGGCTTTTGTCGGTAACATCGCTGAGGACCTCGGTTTGGACGTGGCCAAACTGTCCGCCCGTCGCTTCCGGATAGTCTCCGGTGCCAAGAAACAGTACTTAGAGGTGAATCTGGAAAACGGTATTTTATTTGTTAACGAGAAGATCGACCGCGAGGAGCTGTGTGAACGGAGCCCGACCTGCTTCTTACACTTGCAAGTGGTGATCGAGAATCCGTTAGAACTGTACAGAGTGGAGGTGGAGATTTTGGATGTGAACGACAACTCTCCCAGCTTCCCGTGGAGCGAGTTCAATCTGGAGATTACAGAGTCAGCGGCGCCCGGGTCCCGGTTCCCGTTGGAGAGCGCGCAGGACCAGGACGTGGGCACCAACTCGCTCCGATCCTACCAGCTGAGCTCCAACGAGCACTTTGTACTAAACATCCAGACACGTAATGACGGGAGCAAGTTTGCCGAGCTCGTGCTGGGGACCCCGCTGGACAGGGAGCAGCAGAAGACGCACGAGATGGTGCTCACAGCCGTAGACGGGGGGTCGCCAGAGCGTTCAGGCACGGCTCTCATCACCATCACGGTGCTGGATGCCAACGACAACGTGCCGGTTTTCGACCGGTCTGTTTACCGGGCGAGCCTGGTAGAAAACGCACCGAGAGGGACTTTAGTGCTGAAGCTAAATGCCACCGATTTGGACGAGGGTGCGAACGGAGAGGTCTCATACGCGTTCAGTGGGCACGCACCGCTCAAAGTGCGCGAGCTGTTCAGCGTGGACCAGTATACGGGTGAGATCCGAGTGAAGGGGATTGTGGACTATGAGAAAGCGAGTGTTTATGAGCTGTATGTGCAGGCTAAAGACAGGGGTCCCTCGGCAGTGGCCGTGCACAGTAAGGTACTGGTGGATGTCTTAGATGTGAATGACAACGCGCCGGAAGTCATCCTCACCTCCGTGTCCACACCTGTCCAGGAAGACGCGCCACCGGGCACGGTGATAGCCGTTATAAGTGTCATGGACCGGGACTCGGGAGAGAACGGGAATGTGGACTGCCAGATCCCCAGCAACGTCCCCTTCCAGCTCCACTCCTCCTTTAAGAACTACTACACTCTGGTGACTAGCGAGTTTCTCGACAGAGAAGCCGTCTCGGAGTACAACATCACCCTCACGGCCCGGGACCTgggctccccgtctctctccacgAGGAAAACCATCCTCGTCCAAGTGTCTGATATTAATGATAACCCCCCGCGCTTCGCCCAGCCATCATACACTGTTTATGTGACCGAGAATAACGCCCCGGGCGCATTCATTTGCTCAGTCACTGCTTTCGACCCTGATTCTAATCAGAATGCCTATCTGTCCTACTCGATTCTAGAGGGTCAGATCCAAGGCATGCCCGTGTCCACTTACGTCTCCATCAACTCGGACAACGGAAACATTTATGCGCTGCGATCCTTTGACTACGAACAGCTAAGGAACTTTCAGATACGGGTGCAGGCGCAGGACGCCGGTTTCCCTCCGCTCAGCAGCAATGTCACGGTAAATGTGTTCGTTTTGGACCAGAATGATAATGCTCCGGTTATCGTGTCCCCATTGCCCAAGAACGGGACCGTGGCGACAGAGGTAGTCCCGAGGTCAGTGGATGCGGGGCACTTAGTCGCCAAGATCACTGCGCTAGATGCGGATGCAGGACAGAACTCGCGCCTCTCCTACCAGGTGCTCCAGGCTACGGACCCGGGGCTGGTCAGTGTCGCCCTCTACACGGGAGAAATAAGGACGATTCGCCGGTTCGTGGATAAGGACGCTACGAGGCAGAGAGTCGTCATCCTGGTCAAGGACAACGGGCAGCCGCCTCTCTCCGCCAccgtctctatcctcctctccgtGGTTGACAATGTGCCGGAGTCCCTGTCTGATTTCGGCGACCTCACTCTGAGCCCCCAGCCCCCCTCCAACCTCGCCCTCTACTTGATCGTGTCACTGAGCACCATCTCGCTTATCTTCCTGGTGGCTATTATCGTCCTGGCTGCGGTCAAGTGTTACAAGGACAGAGAGACCATCAGTGGGTATAACCTCCCCCCCTTCGCCTGCTGCTGTTGCGGGGGCTTCCAACCAGAGCCGCCCCCGGAGGTGTTCAAGAAATCTAACCTAAACCTGCAGATCTCCACCGGGGCGAAGGTGCCCACCAACTGCATGGAGGTCAATGGCAACGGTACTCTGTCCCAAGCCTACTGTTATAAAGTATGTCTGACCCCCGAGTCAGCCAAGAGCGACTTTATGTTCCTGAAGCCTTGCAGCCCCATTAGCACCCCGAGGAACAACGAGGCAAAGGGGGCTGATAACTTGGCTTGGAGCGCGCACCACCGGAGCTCATCGGTGAATAACCATTCCGGAGCCACGACTCCAAATGAG CTCAAGCAACCAAACACAGACTGGACCCTCACAAAGAACCAGAACTCCTCTTTGAAAAG CTGTAACTCTATCAACATGGATGGCACTCTGATGAGGAAGGCCATGCATGCAGACCCAGAGAACTACATGACACCCATGACTGGCCAGTACTGGACCTGGGGCACCCACATGAGGG ACTACAAGATGTCTCCTCCTGCCACTGGGCCTCCTCCTCGCTCTTGGACCCCCCGGTGCACCCCTCCaccccagcaacagccccaaccccagcagcctccactcCCGCCACACCCCCACCCTCATCCTCACCCTCACCCCCACCCACCTCCAGACTACCAGCATAACGTGTACATCCCGGGCACGCCGTCGGCTCTGTGCACCCTGAGGCCAGCAGCCACCCAACACCGCAGCGAGCTGGACGTCCACAACTCCTTCTCTACCTTTGGCAAGAAGAGACGCTTCATCCACAACTACGAGCCCCAGACAGACGCAGCAGCAGCTGTCATCAACAATGACCTGTATAATGATTAA